One Rosa chinensis cultivar Old Blush chromosome 5, RchiOBHm-V2, whole genome shotgun sequence genomic region harbors:
- the LOC112203365 gene encoding uncharacterized protein LOC112203365, translating to MEEYWGMKMSHLYEDEEDYEENGYDNSETQDVGGDFNIQQDDDSETQDVGGMFHQQDDVNVSSEKPGGIKKHCGPNQKNWAMEGREKLLWNRFGLPKGPRLKVARFSRFLGILAKDFTLFPISTPDYRHFNASDNLERAWNRVKETIDWSNPWVASLEGKIKKRVKSKLNERWKHWKSQLRKKWYKPFMNTPRRFQKPNDDRVNERQWKIFVANMDKKKH from the exons ATGGAAGAGTATTGGGGAATGAAG ATGAGTCACCTATATGAGGATGAAGAGGATTACGAAGAAAATGGATATGACAATAGTGAGACACAAGATGTTGGTGGCGACTTTAATATTCAACAAGACGACGACAGCGAAACACAAGATGTTGGTGGCATGTTTCATCAGCAAGATGACGTCAATGTTTCATCAGAGAAGCCTGGGGGAATAAAGAAGCACTGTGGTCCAAACCAGAAGAATTGGGCAATGGAGGGTCGGGAAAAGCTCTTGTGGAATCGTTTTGGACTTCCTAAGGGTCCACGATTGAAGGTGGCAAGATTCTCAAGATTCTTGGGTATTTTGGCAAAAGACTTTACACTTTTTCCAATTAGTACACCTGACTACCGGCATTTCAATGCTAGTGACAATCTTGAAAGGGCTTGGAATCGTGTTAAG GAAACTATTGATTGGTCTAATCCTTGGGTTGCAAGTTTGGAAggtaaaatcaagaaaagggtGAAGAGCAAGTTAAATGAACGGTGGAAGCACTGGAAGTCTCAGTTGCGTAAAAAATGGTATAAACCATTCATGAACACACCACGTAGGTTTCAAAAGCCTAATGATGATCGTGTCAATGAGCGTCAATGGAAAATTTTTGTTGCAAACATGGACAAGAAGAAGCACTAG
- the LOC112203366 gene encoding uncharacterized protein LOC112203366, which produces MNVDITAPEIREEMYAEVLGKEKGNRVRGVGAGVTWDEVPGIHVEEGGVSREVKQLREQLEEQAKKAQEREAHMMEELQSKMAEQTKRMEQMFEVRCVEMALQKMGEMFKQCGISVDTQEDVMQTMSQFARDMPQRPSTVAFSPDDDVYRPTMPFDCPNMQID; this is translated from the coding sequence ATGAATGTTGACATCACTGCTCCAGAAATCCGTGAAGAAATGTATGCTGAAGTTCTTGGTAAGGAGAAGGGGAATAGAGTGAGAGGTGTTGGAGCAGGGGTTACTTGGGACGAAGTCCCTGGAATCCATGTTGAAGAGGGAGGAGTATCAAGAGAAGTGAAACAGTTGCGAGAGCAATTGGAAGAGCAAGCGAAAAAGGCACAAGAGAGAGAAGCACACATGATGGAGGAACTACAAAGCAAAATGGCTGAGCAAACAAAACGGATGGAACAAATGTTTGAAGTGAGGTGCGTAGAGATGGCACTCCAAAAAATGGGAGAGATGTTTAAACAATGCGGAATATCAGTGGATACACAAGAAGATGTCATGCAAACGATGTCTCAGTTTGCTCGTGACATGCCTCAAAGGCCATCGACTGTTGCTTTTTCACCAGATGATGATGTCTACCGTCCTACAATGCCATTTGATTGCCCCAATATGCAAATTGATTAA
- the LOC112165392 gene encoding G-type lectin S-receptor-like serine/threonine-protein kinase At1g67520 has product MEVTVILVLTVRILVCKTVTALDSTFCLTIRLDADFGVWTVNSLKTALNLNIIGYSLGATHKWIWIGVAISAALVVMAFSILCYLRRRGGKSKLSGEGEIDQNQFLNVRNSRRPTDLNGLQNDGKMGHDLSVFSYASVMAATINFAEENKLGEGGFGPVYRGKLATGQEVAVKRLSKCSGQGTLEFKNELILIHELQHTNLVQLFGFCIHGEERMLIYEYMPNKSLDYFLFNSIRGIFLDWSQRFSIIEGITQGLIYLHKFSRTRVIHRDLKASNVLLDENMNPKISDFGMARIFSINDLEANTSRIVGTRGYMPPEYAMEGIFSTKSDVYSFGVLVLEIISGRRNNSFYNDDRAINLVGYAWELWKEGTGLQLMDPKLADSCTNKDQLLRCVQVGLLCVEDSAANRPTMSDVLSALTNESSRLPAPTKPAFSTERHAVTSSMVEKEPQILSVNDLTISDCDGR; this is encoded by the exons ATGGAAGTCACAGTGATACTAGTATTGACTGTAAGAATACTTGTTTGCAAAACTGTGACTGCCTTGGATTCGACTTTCTGTTTGACAATCAGACTGGATGCCGATTTTGGAGTGTGGACTGTGAATTCATTGAAGACCGCACTCAACCTG aATATTATTGGTTACTCCCTAGGTGCAACGCATAAATGGATTTGGATTGGGGTTGCTATTAGTGCTGCTCTAGTGGTAATGGCCTTTTCCATCTTGTGCTATCTacgaagaagaggaggaaaatcTAAACTTTCAG GTGAGGGTGAGATCGACCAGAATCAATTTCTCAACGTCAGGAACTCTAGGAGGCCTACTGATTTGAATGGACTTCAAAATGATGGAAAGATGGGACATGATTTGAGCGTATTTAGCTATGCATCTGTAATGGCTGCCACAATCAACTTCGCTGAAGAAAACAAGCTTGGAGAAGGGGGCTTTGGACCTGTTTATAGG GGAAAATTGGCAACGGGAcaagaagtagctgtgaagagGCTTTCAAAATGTTCAGGGCAAGGAACATTAGAGTTTAAGAATGAATTGATCCTCATACATGAACTTCAACATACAAACCTTGTCCAGCTTTTTGGATTTTGCATTCACGGTGAAGAGAGGATGTTGATATATGAGTACATGCCAAACAAAAGTCTGGACTACTTTTTATTTA ATTCAATCAGAGGTATTTTTCTAGACTGGAGCCAGCGTTTCAGCATAATTGAAGGAATCACTCAAGGATTGATTTATTTGCACAAATTCTCAAGAACAAGAGTAATTCATAGAGATCTAAAAGCTAGTAATGTACTACTTGATGAAAATATGAAcccaaaaatttcagattttggtatGGCAAGGATTTTCTCCATTAATGACCTGGAAGCAAATACTAGTAGGATTGTTGGGACACG TGGTTACATGCCTCCTGAGTATGCAATGGAAGGAATTTTCTCTACAAAATCTGATGTCTACAGTTTTGGAGTGTTAGTGCTTGAAATCATAAGTGGTAGGAGAAATAATAGCTTCTACAATGATGATCGAGCCATCAATTTAGTAGGATAT GCATGGGAGTTGTGGAAAGAAGGCACAGGGCTACAACTAATGGATCCAAAATTAGCTGATTCGTGTACTAACAAGGATCAACTGTTAAGATGCGTTCAAGTTGGTCTTCTATGCGTGGAGGATAGTGCAGCGAATCGACCTACCATGTCAGATGTGCTCTCCGCGTTGACAAATGAAAGCTCACGATTACCTGCACCTACAAAGCCAGCATTTTCTACAGAGAGGCATGCGGTCACCAGTAGTATGGTTGAAAAGGAACCACAAATTTTATCTGTAAATGATCTGACCATTTCTGATTGTGATGGACGTTAA
- the LOC112203367 gene encoding G-type lectin S-receptor-like serine/threonine-protein kinase CES101 gives MVNVMIMFAGFQEHQEKAKHLLIINHGFRFGQLLIFFLIILSSLWNCHVAAAADNIGDTLKIGDTLNSSSALVSTTGKFTLLFLPLSSSSNYSYLYIRRYNVSGANRAWVGNRDSPVLYPFGVLTLDSNNTLKIITNNDSGGGDPPMVLGSVPKSSSNVAATLLDSGNFILQELNSDGSTKQVWWQSFDYPADTFLPGMKLGVNRSNGHIWSLTSWTSVNYPPPGPFILDWDPTARQLEIRREGVVYWRSGNYSATNNRFQNILPSAKVSYKFSIVSNENEDYLTYTSEEGGAYELP, from the coding sequence ATGGTTAATGTGATGATCATGTTTGCTGGTTTTCAAGAACATCAGGAGAAAGCAAAGCATCTTCTGATCATCAACCATGGTTTTAGGTTTGGTCAACTCTTAATTTTCTTCCTGATCATTCTTTCAAGCTTGTGGAATTGTCATGTTGCTGCTGCAGCAGACAATATTGGGGACACACTCAAAATAGGCGACACTCTCAATTCCTCAAGCGCTTTAGTTTCCACCACTGGGAAGTTCACTTTGCTTTTTTTGCCCCTCAGTTCAAGTTCCAACTACAGCTATCTATATATTAGGCGGTACAATGTAAGTGGTGCGAATAGGGCTTGGGTTGGCAACCGAGACTCGCCTGTTCTATACCCTTTTGGAGTTCTTACCTTGGACTCCAACAACACATTAAAAATCATTACAAACAATGACAGTGGTGGCGGCGATCCTCCTATGGTGCTTGGCTCCGTGCCAAAAAGTAGTAGTAATGTTGCGGCTACTCTGTTGGATTCTGGCAATTTTATCCTACAAGAGTTGAACTCCGATGGATCAACGAAGCAGGTGTGGTGGCAAAGTTTTGATTATCCAGCAGATACCTTTTTACCAGGCATGAAGTTAGGTGTCAACCGTAGCAACGGGCACATTTGGTCTCTTACGTCATGGACATCCGTTAACTACCCACCGCCGGGGCCTTTCATCCTAGATTGGGACCCAACTGCCCGCCAATTGGAAATTCGGAGAGAAGGGGTGGTTTATTGGAGAAGCGGAAACTATAGTGCTACAAACAACAGATTCCAAAACATTTTGCCGAGTGCAAAGGTTAGCTACAAGTTTAGCATTGTTTCAAATGAGAATGAAGACTACCTCACTTACACTTCTGAAGAAGGTGGTGCTTATGAGTTACCATAA